From the Bombus pascuorum chromosome 7, iyBomPasc1.1, whole genome shotgun sequence genome, one window contains:
- the LOC132908842 gene encoding 14-3-3 protein zeta isoform X1, producing the protein MSVDKEELVQRAKLAEQAERYDDMAAAMKAVTETGVELSNEERNLLSVAYKNVVGARRSSWRVISSIEQKTEGSERKQQMAKEYREKVEKELREICYDVLGLLDKYLIPKASNAESKVFYLKMKGDYYRYLAEVATGETRNAVVDDSQRAYQDAFEISKSKMQPTHPIRLGLALNFSVFYYEILNSPDKACQLAKQAFDDAIAELDTLNEDSYKDSTLIMQLLRDNLTLWTSDTQGDADEAQEGGDN; encoded by the exons ATGTCCGTCGATAAGGAGGAATTGGTTCAGCGTGCAAAGCTCGCCGAGCAGGCAGAGAGGTACGATGATATGGCAGCCGCGATGAAGGCAGTCACCGAAACAGGAGTCGAGTTATcgaacgaggaaaggaacttGTTGTCGGTAGCGTACAAGAATGTCGTTGGTGCAAGACGTAGCTCGTGGCGAGTCATCTCCTCCATTGAGCAGAAAACCGAAGGTTCCGAGCGCAAACAGCAGATGGCCAAGGAATATAGGGAAAAGGTTGAGAAGGAGCTGCGTGAAATCTGTTATGACGTATTG GGACTCCTTGATAAGTACCTGATCCCTAAGGCTAGTAATGCCGAGAGTAAAGTATTCTACCTCAAGATGAAGGGCGACTACTACAGGTATCTCGCAGAAGTCGCTACCGGAGAAACCAGAAATG CCGTGGTAGACGACAGTCAGAGGGCATACCAGGATGCGTTCGAAATCAGCAAGTCAAAGATGCAGCCTACCCACCCGATCAGGCTAGGTCTCGCCCTGAACTTCTCCGTTTTCTATTACGAAATCCTCAACTCTCCAGACAAGGCCTGCCAGCTGGCCAAACAG GCGTTCGATGATGCGATCGCAGAATTGGACACACTTAACGAGGACAGCTACAAAGATTCCACGCTAATTATGCAGCTTTTACGCGACAACCTCACTCTTTGGACCAGTGACACGCAGGGCGATGCGGACGAAGCACAGGAGGGTGGAGATAACTAA
- the LOC132908842 gene encoding 14-3-3 protein zeta isoform X3: MSVDKEELVQRAKLAEQAERYDDMAAAMKAVTETGVELSNEERNLLSVAYKNVVGARRSSWRVISSIEQKTEGSERKQQMAKEYREKVEKELREICYDVLGLLDKYLIPKASNAESKVFYLKMKGDYYRYLAEVATGETRNAVVEDSQKAYQEAFDIAKSKMQPTHPIRLGLALNFSVFYYEIINSPARACHLAKQAFDDAIAELDTLNEDSYKDSTLIMQLLRDNLTLWTSDTQGDADEAQEGGDN, encoded by the exons ATGTCCGTCGATAAGGAGGAATTGGTTCAGCGTGCAAAGCTCGCCGAGCAGGCAGAGAGGTACGATGATATGGCAGCCGCGATGAAGGCAGTCACCGAAACAGGAGTCGAGTTATcgaacgaggaaaggaacttGTTGTCGGTAGCGTACAAGAATGTCGTTGGTGCAAGACGTAGCTCGTGGCGAGTCATCTCCTCCATTGAGCAGAAAACCGAAGGTTCCGAGCGCAAACAGCAGATGGCCAAGGAATATAGGGAAAAGGTTGAGAAGGAGCTGCGTGAAATCTGTTATGACGTATTG GGACTCCTTGATAAGTACCTGATCCCTAAGGCTAGTAATGCCGAGAGTAAAGTATTCTACCTCAAGATGAAGGGCGACTACTACAGGTATCTCGCAGAAGTCGCTACCGGAGAAACCAGAAATG CGGTAGTCGAGGATTCACAGAAAGCGTATCAAGAAGCGTTTGACATAGCAAAATCAAAAATGCAGCCTACGCATCCCATCAGGCTCGGTCTTGCACTCAACTTCTCCgttttttattacgaaattattaattctccGGCTAGAGCCTGTCATCTTGCCAAACAG GCGTTCGATGATGCGATCGCAGAATTGGACACACTTAACGAGGACAGCTACAAAGATTCCACGCTAATTATGCAGCTTTTACGCGACAACCTCACTCTTTGGACCAGTGACACGCAGGGCGATGCGGACGAAGCACAGGAGGGTGGAGATAACTAA
- the LOC132908842 gene encoding 14-3-3 protein zeta isoform X2, whose translation MSVDKEELVQRAKLAEQAERYDDMAAAMKAVTETGVELSNEERNLLSVAYKNVVGARRSSWRVISSIEQKTEGSERKQQMAKEYREKVEKELREICYDVLGLLDKYLIPKASNAESKVFYLKMKGDYYRYLAEVATGETRNAVVEDSQKAYQEAFDIAKSKMQPTHPIRLGLALNFSVFYYEIINSPDKACQLAKQAFDDAIAELDTLNEDSYKDSTLIMQLLRDNLTLWTSDTQGDADEAQEGGDN comes from the exons ATGTCCGTCGATAAGGAGGAATTGGTTCAGCGTGCAAAGCTCGCCGAGCAGGCAGAGAGGTACGATGATATGGCAGCCGCGATGAAGGCAGTCACCGAAACAGGAGTCGAGTTATcgaacgaggaaaggaacttGTTGTCGGTAGCGTACAAGAATGTCGTTGGTGCAAGACGTAGCTCGTGGCGAGTCATCTCCTCCATTGAGCAGAAAACCGAAGGTTCCGAGCGCAAACAGCAGATGGCCAAGGAATATAGGGAAAAGGTTGAGAAGGAGCTGCGTGAAATCTGTTATGACGTATTG GGACTCCTTGATAAGTACCTGATCCCTAAGGCTAGTAATGCCGAGAGTAAAGTATTCTACCTCAAGATGAAGGGCGACTACTACAGGTATCTCGCAGAAGTCGCTACCGGAGAAACCAGAAATG CGGTAGTCGAGGATTCACAGAAAGCGTACCAAGAAGCGTTTGACATAGCAAAGTCAAAAATGCAGCCTACGCATCCCATCAGGCTCGGTCTTGCTCTCAACTTCTCCGTTTTTTATTACGAGATCATCAACTCACCAGACAAGGCCTGCCAGCTGGCCAAACag GCGTTCGATGATGCGATCGCAGAATTGGACACACTTAACGAGGACAGCTACAAAGATTCCACGCTAATTATGCAGCTTTTACGCGACAACCTCACTCTTTGGACCAGTGACACGCAGGGCGATGCGGACGAAGCACAGGAGGGTGGAGATAACTAA